A single uncultured Methanobrevibacter sp. DNA region contains:
- a CDS encoding S-layer family protein: MKLNKLILVSIFLLATLALGAVSASEDLEVGDISSSNIITNPDFSGLYTTFSDSDIITAEGNVANTNEIYVNTTGDDSGAGSQKSPYATINKGISSANASDNTIIYLSEGTFAGDNNTELNINLAHGKYGGSLTIIGQGTDKTKIDGEGVGSFIKSVSGDTALTLINISFINGKSNSGSMITCGGNLTINNCLFENNYATGSQGTIVAKGMSLKVTNSIFRNNTASNQGPDICFNNNNGDVVITNSTFSNSVNTGYSCGASVYISSSKNAKITGNTFKDISANYNDAALQIDSSNGQIEYNTFINCTNTNTDTGYWAQYGVIYIKGVNLLKGNKFINSSSNMGLIYNNGAMNAIVTFANTSTTKTTFTLNATVTDDMGNIISSPYEVEFNMGGKKVGESTVNKGIASITVSKLFDNGKYIIDGAYSGNLNTYHKGTLDIDIDRTLVEFWVSTKGNDTTGDGSKLNPFNTIDHAITAALDKSINIAIHIMDGTYNGTGNVNLKYERIAILSLIGETHGNTIIDGQNKNYFFSFNKEMIVTMTNLTFANGLAGNIGWNRGVIYGALMTMNDCIIMNCSSVSNIVYDVDTQNSNLVFNNLTYINNNGNMWLGYATINNSYFANNVGNSLGGVIRGTNSLTVTNSKFINNTNPKNSNAEGGAIYAKDIISINNIYDSNHAGTKGGAVYISGSEKATFINDTFINNRAAGEGGAVYSYGSSNSFIPLVIFENVKFINNTGAKGGAAAVSGATFNKVTFKDNHADIGGAIYLVPVTNGKNNNIQDLTISDDSSFENNNAPEGKDIYISTPVANEGIANVTGLTITFNDLHVTALADKLSASVTHASGAVISGNTVTFFIGGKYAGISDVINGVATYNYVGFEDGKYSLSGTYNANGKNYIYKNGTITVAISGILDSITVYVSDAKGNDSTADGSLAKPFKSIRAALEYAQSKSRTVIVNVLEGNYSGNLNVNLDIQVNIDISIIGAGENKTIISDATAKYFIKALQGKSSLKIANMTIDRVGDYLNSMLYIEENVHVLIDTVEFINGKGNLGGAIYSDGILTIKNSYFFNNGYANADKRQNAIAGGAIYNGGTLRIDNTTFEANHATRASTIANQGNLYMNNSQIIDSISAPGLNMDLRVIASYNLGQVGNITLENTKILLTGRTPVDIVGSDNLYQGDRSVTCLGIGSSEKVIFINVTVDGNGSTTSGSYVFGGFNSWVETGGRSQTPKDIHVYNSTFANLKSVNVYYLKINSTRIFDGCIFDNVDYLVDVITAGAGDSLTIKNSVILGETKVGKVANVNLNISLDNNWWGNNNGTYYEAVIRYVNGMNPSINEVSKVNATPNTWLVLTLDVTNKTGLIQEVILAFKVFNGTNLTDYTGSLPARNFNMSMVNGTLSMVNGTITNIIISGFEANEGDYTIIATVDGQSVTLSGSAYLGKAIIEVNDVVMDYNEIIIVNATLRDDLGNSLVNVNVTLRVNGKVYHVVTDENGVASFVIEQLAPGNYTLDYSISGDKVISETTNSSSLIINKAKNNMKVNISAGVAGEDVIINVAGSNDATGNITISVNNKNYNVALVNGSASLTLKDLTDGFYNVNIVYSGDKNYEKQVINTNLTVEINKNVNIDVNNIVMFYHDGTRLVAVLTDYKGNPIANATIYFVINGVTYARITDVNGSASMALNLKAGIYNASVLFNGTDKYGKVAKNTTVIIRSTIESVDIIKMYQNGTQFFAKFFDKNGNLLSNTNVTFNINGVFYTRETNKDGVARLAINLRPGKYILTAINPVNSEEQGFNITVRSLIEAGDLTKYFQNASKFEATIYNKDGSLAVNKEVTFNINGVFYKRTTNDKGVVSLAINLRPGNYTITTMYDGLEMGNNVNVLPTLETKDLSMKFRDGSKFTAKTVDGQGKPLANQNVTFNVNGVFYHKVSDANGIASLNINLIAGEYVITSIWNDFQVGNKITII, translated from the coding sequence ATGAAATTAAATAAATTAATTTTAGTTAGTATTTTTTTACTAGCTACTTTGGCTTTAGGAGCTGTTAGTGCTTCTGAAGATTTGGAAGTAGGTGATATCTCTTCTAGTAATATTATTACAAATCCTGATTTCAGTGGTTTGTATACTACATTTTCAGATTCAGATATCATTACTGCCGAAGGAAATGTCGCAAATACTAATGAAATTTATGTGAATACTACTGGTGATGATTCAGGTGCTGGTAGTCAAAAAAGTCCTTATGCTACAATAAATAAAGGTATTTCAAGTGCAAATGCTTCTGACAATACAATTATTTATTTAAGTGAAGGAACATTCGCAGGAGATAATAATACTGAGTTAAATATTAATTTAGCTCATGGAAAATATGGTGGTTCTTTAACTATTATTGGTCAAGGAACTGATAAAACAAAAATTGATGGTGAAGGAGTAGGTTCATTTATTAAATCTGTCAGTGGAGATACTGCTTTAACTTTAATAAATATTTCTTTTATTAATGGTAAATCCAATTCAGGAAGCATGATTACTTGTGGTGGTAATTTAACTATTAATAATTGTTTATTTGAAAACAATTATGCTACTGGTTCTCAAGGAACTATTGTTGCTAAAGGAATGAGTCTTAAAGTAACAAATTCAATATTTAGAAATAACACTGCTTCAAACCAAGGACCGGATATATGTTTCAATAATAATAATGGGGATGTTGTTATAACTAATTCAACATTTTCTAACTCTGTTAATACAGGATATTCATGTGGAGCATCTGTTTATATTTCTTCTTCTAAAAATGCTAAAATAACTGGAAATACATTTAAAGATATTTCTGCTAATTATAATGATGCTGCACTTCAAATTGATAGTAGTAATGGTCAAATTGAATATAATACATTTATTAATTGTACTAATACCAATACTGATACTGGTTATTGGGCTCAATATGGTGTAATTTACATTAAGGGTGTTAATTTATTAAAAGGTAATAAATTTATAAATTCTTCTTCTAACATGGGATTAATTTATAATAATGGGGCTATGAATGCAATTGTCACATTTGCAAATACATCAACTACTAAAACTACTTTTACTTTAAATGCTACTGTAACTGATGATATGGGAAATATCATATCTTCTCCTTATGAAGTGGAATTTAATATGGGTGGTAAAAAAGTAGGTGAAAGTACTGTAAATAAAGGTATTGCATCAATAACTGTCTCTAAGTTATTTGACAATGGTAAATACATTATTGATGGTGCATATTCTGGTAATTTAAATACTTATCATAAAGGAACTCTTGATATTGATATTGATAGAACTTTAGTAGAATTTTGGGTTTCTACAAAAGGTAATGATACTACTGGTGATGGAAGTAAATTAAACCCATTTAATACTATTGATCATGCAATAACTGCAGCTTTAGACAAATCTATAAATATTGCAATTCATATTATGGATGGTACATATAATGGTACAGGTAATGTTAACTTAAAATATGAAAGAATAGCTATTTTAAGTTTAATTGGTGAAACTCATGGTAACACTATAATTGATGGTCAAAATAAAAATTATTTCTTCTCTTTCAATAAAGAAATGATTGTAACTATGACTAATTTAACATTTGCTAATGGTCTTGCAGGAAATATTGGTTGGAATAGAGGAGTTATTTATGGTGCTTTAATGACTATGAATGATTGTATTATCATGAATTGTAGTTCTGTTAGTAATATAGTTTATGATGTAGATACTCAAAACTCAAATTTAGTCTTTAATAATTTAACTTATATTAACAACAATGGTAATATGTGGTTAGGTTATGCAACAATAAATAATTCTTATTTTGCAAATAATGTAGGTAATAGTCTTGGTGGAGTTATAAGGGGAACTAACTCTCTAACTGTTACTAATTCTAAGTTCATAAATAATACTAATCCTAAAAACAGTAATGCTGAAGGTGGAGCTATTTATGCTAAAGATATTATAAGTATAAATAATATCTATGATTCAAATCATGCTGGAACTAAAGGTGGAGCTGTTTATATATCTGGTAGTGAAAAAGCAACATTTATAAATGATACTTTTATAAACAACCGTGCTGCTGGTGAAGGTGGTGCAGTATATAGTTATGGAAGTAGTAACAGTTTTATCCCTCTTGTAATCTTTGAAAATGTTAAATTTATAAACAATACTGGAGCTAAAGGTGGAGCAGCTGCTGTTTCTGGCGCTACATTTAATAAAGTTACTTTTAAAGATAATCATGCTGATATTGGTGGAGCTATTTACTTAGTTCCTGTAACAAATGGTAAAAACAATAATATTCAAGATTTAACTATTTCTGATGATTCTTCATTTGAAAATAATAATGCTCCTGAAGGTAAAGATATATATATCTCAACACCTGTTGCTAATGAAGGTATTGCAAATGTAACTGGACTTACAATTACTTTCAATGATTTACATGTCACTGCTTTAGCAGATAAATTATCTGCATCAGTAACTCATGCTAGTGGAGCAGTTATTAGTGGAAATACAGTTACATTCTTTATTGGTGGTAAATATGCAGGAATTAGTGATGTAATTAATGGTGTAGCTACTTATAATTATGTTGGATTTGAAGATGGTAAATACAGTTTAAGCGGAACTTATAATGCAAATGGTAAAAATTACATATATAAAAATGGAACTATTACTGTTGCTATTAGTGGAATATTAGATAGTATAACTGTTTATGTATCTGATGCTAAAGGTAATGATAGTACTGCAGATGGATCTTTAGCTAAACCGTTTAAATCAATTAGAGCAGCATTAGAATATGCTCAATCTAAATCTAGAACTGTTATTGTTAATGTGTTGGAAGGTAACTATTCTGGTAATCTTAATGTTAACTTGGATATTCAAGTAAATATTGATATTTCAATTATTGGTGCTGGTGAAAACAAAACTATAATATCTGATGCTACTGCTAAATACTTTATTAAAGCATTACAAGGTAAAAGTTCTCTTAAAATAGCTAATATGACTATTGATAGAGTTGGAGATTATTTAAACTCTATGTTATATATTGAAGAAAATGTTCATGTACTTATTGATACAGTTGAATTTATTAATGGAAAAGGTAATTTAGGTGGAGCAATTTACTCTGATGGTATTTTAACTATTAAAAACTCATATTTCTTCAATAATGGTTATGCAAATGCAGATAAACGTCAAAATGCAATTGCTGGTGGAGCTATATATAATGGTGGTACTTTAAGAATTGATAATACTACTTTTGAAGCAAACCATGCAACCAGAGCTTCAACTATTGCAAACCAAGGTAATTTATACATGAATAATTCTCAAATTATTGATAGTATCTCTGCTCCTGGTTTAAATATGGATTTAAGAGTTATAGCTTCTTATAATTTAGGTCAAGTTGGAAATATCACTCTTGAAAATACTAAAATTTTATTAACTGGTAGGACACCAGTGGATATTGTTGGTTCTGATAATCTTTATCAAGGAGATAGATCTGTTACCTGTTTAGGTATTGGAAGTTCTGAAAAAGTTATATTTATTAATGTAACTGTTGATGGAAACGGATCAACTACTTCTGGATCTTATGTCTTTGGTGGATTCAACAGTTGGGTTGAAACTGGTGGTAGATCCCAGACTCCTAAAGATATTCATGTATATAATTCTACATTTGCTAATTTAAAATCTGTAAATGTATATTATCTTAAAATAAACTCTACAAGGATATTTGATGGATGTATTTTTGATAATGTTGATTATTTAGTAGATGTAATTACTGCAGGTGCTGGAGATTCTTTAACTATTAAAAATTCTGTTATTCTCGGTGAAACTAAAGTTGGTAAAGTTGCTAATGTTAATTTAAATATTAGTTTAGATAATAACTGGTGGGGAAATAATAATGGAACTTATTATGAAGCAGTTATTAGATATGTGAATGGAATGAACCCATCTATAAATGAAGTAAGTAAAGTTAATGCTACTCCAAATACCTGGTTGGTTTTAACTTTAGATGTTACTAATAAAACAGGTTTAATTCAAGAGGTTATTTTAGCATTTAAAGTATTTAATGGAACTAATTTAACTGATTATACTGGTAGCTTACCTGCACGTAATTTTAATATGTCTATGGTTAACGGTACTTTGAGTATGGTTAATGGTACAATTACAAATATTATTATTTCTGGTTTTGAAGCTAATGAGGGTGATTATACTATTATAGCTACTGTTGATGGTCAAAGTGTAACTTTAAGTGGTAGTGCTTATTTAGGAAAAGCTATTATTGAAGTTAATGATGTTGTTATGGATTATAATGAGATTATAATTGTTAATGCGACATTGAGGGATGATTTAGGTAATTCTTTAGTTAATGTTAATGTGACTTTGAGAGTAAATGGTAAGGTTTATCATGTTGTCACTGATGAGAATGGTGTTGCTAGTTTCGTGATTGAGCAATTAGCTCCTGGAAATTACACTTTAGACTATTCCATAAGTGGGGATAAAGTAATATCTGAAACTACTAATTCATCATCTTTAATAATTAACAAAGCTAAGAATAATATGAAAGTTAATATATCTGCTGGTGTTGCAGGTGAAGATGTAATAATCAACGTTGCAGGCTCTAATGATGCAACAGGAAACATAACAATAAGTGTTAATAATAAGAATTATAATGTTGCTTTAGTTAATGGATCGGCTAGTTTAACTTTAAAAGATTTAACTGACGGATTTTACAATGTCAATATTGTTTATTCTGGTGATAAAAACTATGAAAAACAAGTAATCAACACTAATTTAACAGTAGAAATTAATAAAAACGTAAATATTGATGTAAATAATATTGTAATGTTTTACCACGATGGTACTAGATTAGTTGCTGTTTTAACTGATTATAAAGGTAATCCAATAGCTAATGCTACTATTTACTTTGTAATTAATGGTGTAACATATGCTAGAATTACTGATGTTAATGGTAGTGCTTCTATGGCTTTAAACTTAAAAGCAGGAATTTATAATGCTTCTGTTTTATTCAATGGCACTGATAAATATGGTAAAGTAGCTAAAAACACTACTGTAATTATTAGATCTACTATTGAATCAGTAGATATTATTAAAATGTATCAGAATGGAACTCAGTTCTTTGCTAAATTCTTCGACAAAAATGGAAACTTGTTATCTAACACTAATGTTACATTTAATATCAATGGTGTATTTTATACTCGTGAAACCAATAAAGATGGTGTTGCAAGATTAGCAATTAACTTAAGACCTGGAAAATACATTTTAACTGCAATTAACCCAGTTAACAGTGAAGAACAAGGTTTCAATATTACTGTTAGAAGTTTAATTGAAGCTGGTGATTTAACTAAGTACTTCCAGAATGCTTCTAAATTCGAAGCAACTATTTACAACAAAGATGGTAGTCTTGCAGTTAACAAAGAAGTTACATTTAACATTAATGGTGTGTTCTATAAACGTACTACTAATGATAAAGGTGTAGTTAGCTTAGCTATTAACTTAAGACCAGGAAACTATACTATTACTACTATGTATGATGGATTAGAGATGGGTAATAATGTTAATGTTTTACCAACTCTTGAAACCAAGGATCTCTCTATGAAGTTCCGTGATGGCAGTAAATTCACTGCAAAAACAGTTGATGGTCAAGGTAAGCCTTTAGCTAATCAAAATGTAACATTCAACGTAAATGGTGTATTCTACCATAAAGTATCTGATGCTAATGGTATTGCAAGTTTAAACATTAATTTAATTGCAGGTGAATACGTCATTACTTCAATCTGGAATGACTTCCAAGTTGGAAATAAAATTACTATTATTTAA
- the dnaJ gene encoding molecular chaperone DnaJ has product MAEKRDYYDVLGVDKNASEKDIKKAYRKLAMKYHPDVSEEEGAEEKFKEVSEAYAVLSDDEKRQRYDQFGHAGMDGFSAEDFYQNVNFEDIFQGFDIGNIFDMFGFGGGGQRGRGGPSGPQRGSDIYTEVKITLEEAYSGAEKEVKIRRSKICPTCNGSKSKPGVEPKTCPTCNGTGQIKQVSNTILGQMMNVRPCRECGGTGKIITDPCEECHGKGNIRESKTIKIEIPAGVDEGDRLRVSGEGNCGDQPGYEGDLIASVHIKRNKEFQREGDHLYYEQQISFPQAALGDVIQIPTIEGKKVEFKVTPGTQSGTVFKLKDQGMTSVRHKGRGNLYVTVKVVVPKKLNNKQKKLLKEFDEVSGNEIHHVEKGLFDKVKEVINS; this is encoded by the coding sequence ATGGCAGAAAAGCGAGATTATTATGATGTTCTAGGAGTAGATAAAAATGCTTCAGAAAAGGACATTAAAAAAGCTTATCGTAAACTAGCTATGAAATACCATCCAGACGTAAGTGAGGAAGAAGGAGCTGAAGAAAAATTTAAAGAAGTAAGTGAAGCTTATGCCGTCTTATCTGATGATGAAAAACGTCAAAGATATGATCAATTTGGTCATGCTGGTATGGATGGATTTAGTGCAGAAGACTTCTACCAAAATGTAAACTTCGAAGATATCTTCCAAGGTTTTGACATAGGCAATATATTTGACATGTTTGGATTTGGAGGTGGCGGTCAACGTGGACGTGGAGGTCCAAGTGGCCCTCAAAGAGGATCAGACATATATACTGAAGTTAAAATAACTTTAGAAGAAGCTTACAGTGGTGCAGAAAAAGAAGTAAAAATACGCAGAAGCAAAATCTGTCCAACATGTAACGGAAGTAAATCAAAACCAGGTGTTGAACCAAAAACTTGTCCAACATGTAACGGAACAGGACAAATAAAACAAGTAAGCAACACAATACTTGGTCAAATGATGAATGTAAGACCATGTAGAGAATGTGGTGGTACCGGTAAAATAATTACTGACCCATGTGAAGAATGTCATGGAAAAGGTAACATAAGAGAAAGTAAAACCATAAAAATTGAAATTCCTGCAGGTGTTGATGAAGGAGACCGTTTAAGAGTATCTGGTGAAGGTAACTGTGGAGACCAACCAGGATATGAAGGAGATCTTATAGCTAGTGTCCACATTAAAAGAAACAAAGAGTTCCAACGTGAAGGAGACCACCTTTACTACGAACAGCAAATTAGTTTCCCACAAGCAGCATTAGGAGATGTAATCCAGATACCAACTATTGAAGGTAAAAAGGTTGAGTTTAAAGTAACTCCAGGAACTCAAAGCGGAACGGTATTCAAACTTAAAGATCAAGGAATGACTTCAGTAAGACATAAAGGTAGGGGAAATCTTTATGTAACTGTAAAAGTTGTTGTTCCTAAAAAATTAAACAATAAACAGAAAAAATTATTAAAAGAATTCGACGAAGTAAGTGGAAATGAAATCCACCATGTTGAAAAAGGACTTTTTGACAAAGTCAAAGAAGTCATCAATAGTTAG